A stretch of DNA from Cannabis sativa cultivar Pink pepper isolate KNU-18-1 chromosome X, ASM2916894v1, whole genome shotgun sequence:
tcttaacatcatattaatttatttaaatcacCACAATTATAATATCTAATTATGATTTAATGCTCAACATATTTGGAAAGTCAAATATGATGGAATGTCACCATACTGGAATTACTCAATGATTGTcatgaattatttaattttataattaatttaatcagcgAACGTTTGTGACTTTACGCTGCCCTAAGCATGGGCCTACACTGTCTTATCTTAGGGCTTACTCTGTTCTCGCTACTTTTAGGtcaaaaaatcatttaataacAAACTATTAGACATTTTATACAACTTAGTATATTGTGTGCCTGTcatttttacatcaaaaattTTCTTGTTTAGTAGAAAATGAGAGCTCCAAAAATTCTACAATCTACATAAAAATGTTGTATTTCTCATGGAActcttcaattttttgttaAGTGGAAGATGGAAGCCCCAAAAATTCTACAATCtcttgatgaaaaaaaaaattgtcttttttaaggttttgtattttgaaaataatatctTTTGGGACATTTCTAAGCTTGCTTTATAAAATCGCAAAATGTAGTCCTAAAATACAACATTTTTTGACTAAACAAGAAaatttttgatgtaaaaataaCAGGCACACAATATACTAAGTTGTATGAATTGTCTAATAGTTTGTTATTAGATGATTTTTTGATCTAAAAGTAGAGAGAATAGGGTAAGCCCTAAGATAAGGCAGCCTTATCTCCCAAAAATGGTCCGCCACAATTTCATTACAAAACATTAAAGGACTCTTCTAACTTCTAAGCGACTTAATATAGTGTTATCTCCCAAAAAGTTATCATTAACATGCCAATAAGAAGGAATACATACAATAAATTTTTAGTTGGACATTATCTATCTCCACATTAATATGATATTTGGCTTTAAACTAATGGAAATATTGTTCATccttatatacctataatcttttttttatttctagcTAATGTGGGACTTTAGTTATACACTCAACAATTTCAACAAGTAATGAAGACTCAACCTCAAGCAAATGAACAAGATAGTGTGAATTGACAGTAAACAAATGGTTGTTATTATTTTCATCATTACATTTTACAATAGAAAGTAGTGTCTAATTTTGGGCAAGAAGCTAATTAACAGAATATCATCATCTCTTGCTACAAATTGTGTTTGAAAGGATACTATAATTGTAATGTGCCCCATGTCAAATTTCTATTCAGTTTTGttcctaaattttaaatcattaATGGGTTTGGATAAAAAGGTACATATATAGGATCAGTTCATTTCAAAATCtttcaataaattcaaaaacCATGTGTAGTTATAAAATTTAAGACATTAAAACAGAATTCGTACAATTTCATTAATATAGGAACTAATGACACAAATATCCCTTTATTTAACGGAAACAAACAAAGattgtaataattttattaagacAATGGAAAAAAACGAAATTACAACAATCTTAAGACAAAGAAAACAACTGACATCTCTTCATAAGAAGATATACGTATCACCAACAATAAATAAGTAACTTATTGGATGAAAAGGAAATGACTTAGGCAAATCATAAATATTACATCCTTAGACAATGAAAACAAACAAGTTAGAAATCAAACGATAAACCGGATTGTGCAAACTTTTCTTGAATAAGCTTCTTCCCACGCTCAGCCATTTCGGGTGTTAAATAGTTCACCCAATCTCCTACCTCACCTTTCCTTATGAATGCACTATTGGGGAATCCAGAATAATGTTTCCCAGTTTTAGTTAcatccaattttttcatattttcaacGCTACACAATTGTTCTATTTGTTTTGGAACACCTCGATTTTCTTCCTCAGTTGAAAATGGAAATCCCAAAAAATCTGCTATCTTTCTAATGAAAAATACATTGTCTTTTTTAAGTTCCtcgtatttcaaaaataatattttgtgaGGCATCTCTAAACTCGCTTTCCAAAAACCCAAGATATGGTCCCAAAATGGTCCAAAAGAGTGGATTCCCTTACAAAACACATCAAAGCACTCCTCCAAGTGAGTTGGTTCAGTATTAATATCCCCAAAAAGTTTATGAACAAAGTGCCAATGAGAAACAAACAAATCCAATGGATTTCTAcaaatgtatataattttacaaTTAGAGGACATAATGGAGGGTGGTAATGAAGGGTAAGGACTATGTGCACTCATAATTCTTGGCTTGGCTTCATCAGGTAATGATAATTCAAGTGCACGAACAAGATTGTGTGGACTAGTACTGAACGAAAGGAGatcattattatcattattacgTTTCACAATAGAAAAGATTAGAGATTTCAACCAAAGACTACCTGATTTTGGACAAGATGTTAACAAAATATCATCATCTCGTGCCACAAATTGAGTTTGGAGGGATAGTTTACCTTTCAAGATAAAACCTGAAATCCAAAATCCTTgataaaaatagtaataattaCCAGACCCTGGATACTTAACCTTTTCAAGCTTGGCCAGAATTTCCTCTAtagtctcttctctctctccttcttccttgttcttagTAACTTTTGATATTTCCATTAGGGATAATGACACACAGCTCAATATTATATGTAGAAAATTTAAAGATAATAGTGTTGACTGACTAATAATGTACACACAGTTATATAGAAGTATAGAACACTGAAactttaataacaataataataataataataataataataataataataataataataataataataaattattagatttttCTTGGAGAATTAAATACTATatcattaaatttaattaacacAACACGTGAATGGTCTCCTAATAATTTGAAtgaccattattattattattattgttattattattattattattaactataAGAGtacattacattttttttataagtttttacactacatattaaaatttttaattttttttactgtggggtgaaatttttttgaaaaataatgtttaaattttatactgtgtattgtcttaagttttcactgttgttctacacggttattttttagttgtcccaatgttattttaattattctgttttgttgttttacgtttgttttataaaaagacagtATTTTGTAAGAAAATTTTATGTATAATAGTAAAATTGTAGAAATACTTAAGACATATATGTTGAAAGTTTAAAGATATATAGTAGTGTTGAGTTACTTTTTCTTCACTTCTTTATATAGAATACTTAGACATATATGTTAATAATAAGGGTAATTGGTGGCGAaaacttattatatattttaatttttatacattttattattattttttttagataataCCATCTTAACTTTACTTTTGTTTGAAAATGTGAGGCATAAGTTGAATTCTATTGTTAAATGTcaactgagaaaactaaaatatctcaaaactaatgAAAACATGTCACACAAGATGTACATGCATAATTGCAATCCGTATAGTATTTAATAATGGAATTTAATTGACACTTCAAATttacaaacaaaaataaagttaatggtgtactgccaaaaaaaaaaaaaagctaagtGTAGAAAACTaaaagtgaaaattacatgaaatatgggatttcataacaaagttagaaaaatatggcatttttaggtttgcc
This window harbors:
- the LOC133031703 gene encoding cytosolic sulfotransferase 15-like produces the protein MEISKVTKNKEEGEREETIEEILAKLEKVKYPGSGNYYYFYQGFWISGFILKGKLSLQTQFVARDDDILLTSCPKSGSLWLKSLIFSIVKRNNDNNDLLSFSTSPHNLVRALELSLPDEAKPRIMSAHSPYPSLPPSIMSSNCKIIYICRNPLDLFVSHWHFVHKLFGDINTEPTHLEECFDVFCKGIHSFGPFWDHILGFWKASLEMPHKILFLKYEELKKDNVFFIRKIADFLGFPFSTEEENRGVPKQIEQLCSVENMKKLDVTKTGKHYSGFPNSAFIRKGEVGDWVNYLTPEMAERGKKLIQEKFAQSGLSFDF